From Actinomycetes bacterium, the proteins below share one genomic window:
- a CDS encoding YqaJ viral recombinase family protein: protein MSEDACTFEIDGGAGGDEWLARRWESVGASWAAALLDEDQYHQRDAAEEGMSSRAMLLRKWRERRSIPTRATMHWGSYAEPWILQTAAHILGVPMIRTNHMYRSRVWPHMSCTLDGWCLPDRDFQVAAHPEFLIGRTDREVEWLGDLRHMIYRLGAEHGPGLVEVKMKMAHAVFKPRGGEKDPALQFDYGPAAHGATWGAPRQHAYQLQHQLAVCGDDHGGGPQWSVLVALIGGMDFRAWVVMRDHGFARALGAAVERFWEQVHGTDHDLHPG from the coding sequence GTGAGCGAGGATGCCTGCACATTCGAGATCGACGGGGGCGCGGGCGGGGACGAGTGGCTGGCCCGTCGGTGGGAGTCAGTGGGGGCGAGCTGGGCCGCGGCGCTGCTCGACGAGGATCAGTACCACCAGCGCGACGCAGCCGAGGAGGGCATGTCGTCGCGCGCCATGCTGCTCCGCAAATGGCGGGAGCGACGCTCCATCCCGACGCGCGCCACCATGCACTGGGGTAGCTACGCGGAGCCCTGGATTCTGCAGACGGCAGCGCACATCCTCGGCGTGCCGATGATCAGGACCAACCACATGTACCGCTCTCGCGTGTGGCCGCACATGTCCTGCACTCTGGACGGGTGGTGTCTCCCCGATCGGGATTTCCAGGTCGCAGCGCACCCGGAATTTCTCATCGGTCGCACGGATCGGGAGGTGGAGTGGCTGGGTGATCTCCGCCACATGATTTACCGGCTGGGCGCGGAGCATGGCCCCGGGCTGGTGGAGGTGAAAATGAAGATGGCCCATGCGGTTTTCAAACCTCGGGGCGGCGAGAAAGATCCGGCGCTGCAATTCGACTACGGGCCTGCTGCGCACGGTGCGACGTGGGGCGCTCCTCGGCAGCATGCCTATCAGCTCCAGCATCAACTCGCAGTGTGCGGCGATGATCACGGGGGCGGTCCCCAGTGGTCCGTGCTGGTCGCGCTGATCGGCGGCATGGATTTTCGCGCATGGGTCGTGATGCGGGATCATGGATTCGCGCGGGCGCTCGGCGCGGCGGTGGAGCGCTTTTGGGAGCAGGTGCATGGCACAGATCACGATCTACATCCCGGATGA
- a CDS encoding AAA family ATPase has translation MATGLLAPSPPAWMRLGLPHIDAAMGGAGIQPGTVGILGGGTGSCKSTLAMHMALNSTDQWGVVSLEDNAAQLGLRAVAMAAGIDSRRLLRGTAACLDEIDPALRALWEREFPLFECPLDATQEEALVCARRLAQAGCRVIILDYLTKIRSDPGADRRSDIQRLWAGLQRCAVDEQVAIVAVTQLNRSSQRGEPSLQSPSESSSIEIEARFALMAWVSPDALRADTQVISVKLAKNIWGGVGATDRFVRAGANLVHEDDCGYRLSPEEVQDDRSQARRA, from the coding sequence ATGGCCACGGGACTGCTCGCGCCGTCACCGCCCGCCTGGATGCGCCTGGGGCTACCCCACATTGACGCAGCCATGGGCGGCGCAGGCATCCAGCCGGGGACGGTGGGCATACTCGGCGGTGGTACTGGCTCGTGCAAATCGACACTGGCCATGCACATGGCGCTCAATTCGACCGACCAGTGGGGGGTGGTCTCACTGGAAGACAACGCTGCGCAGCTCGGCCTACGCGCCGTTGCGATGGCAGCCGGCATCGACTCCCGGCGGCTGCTGCGCGGGACCGCGGCCTGCCTCGATGAGATCGATCCAGCCCTCCGGGCGCTCTGGGAGCGGGAGTTTCCACTCTTCGAGTGCCCGCTCGATGCGACGCAGGAGGAGGCACTGGTCTGTGCCCGCCGCCTGGCGCAGGCGGGCTGCCGGGTGATCATCCTGGACTACCTCACGAAGATCCGGTCGGACCCCGGAGCCGACCGGCGCAGCGACATCCAGCGGCTCTGGGCTGGACTGCAGCGCTGCGCAGTCGATGAGCAGGTGGCAATAGTTGCAGTGACCCAGCTCAACCGATCGAGCCAGCGAGGGGAGCCCTCCCTGCAGTCCCCGAGCGAGTCGAGTTCCATCGAGATCGAAGCGCGGTTTGCGCTCATGGCATGGGTATCCCCCGATGCCCTGCGCGCGGACACGCAGGTCATCTCGGTGAAACTCGCGAAAAACATCTGGGGCGGAGTCGGGGCCACCGATCGATTCGTGCGCGCGGGTGCCAACCTGGTGCACGAGGACGATTGCGGTTACCGACTGAGCCCAGAGGAGGTGCAGGATGATCGATCGCAAGCGCGTAGGGCGTAG